The proteins below are encoded in one region of Paenibacillus sp. YYML68:
- a CDS encoding AAA family ATPase yields the protein MRPILLQIKGLQSYRELQEVDFTELTGAGVFGIFGPTGSGKSTLLDAITLALYGKVERAPGGTQSIMNQAEDTLAVSFSFELASPGGGTVRYRVDRQFKRNGEQSMLGSLCRLIRDQHGETIVLADKAGEVNSQVQELLGLSMADFTRAVVLPQGKFAEFLTLAGKERRAMLQRLFHLETYGDRLSAKTASRFKAADVLVKQLQAEQQGLGDASAEALAEAERRLAEAMAAAATARERLAGCEQLAAEQRAVRELQREAAALAARADAHALAAPRIAELAARLARAADAERLRPLAVRRAAAAAQHAAAQREAAAAQAALGAAQAALAAAQAAHAAARDALAAQEAPLAARLEQLRHAAELAAELQAARGQLRALEAAAAASAERLAALAAAEARERELRERALQRQAQLKAELAAAETPAAHRSRLQEALQASRELERTAALREEHRAAAALLRKDEAQQQARLEALQRFEASWLQRASQWAAGVHLLRAEAELFEHQLDRLEQAAAREEERGRLLQLEAERQSMAVSLAAQLRTGECCPVCGSTEHPALTGSEAAQHSAAAHVSAAGLDQGTLNSSSVPSPADSAQQAESMRIEAFNSMHAEAFNSTESEAFNSKQSEASNSAQSEGSNSIQSEATNSERSTASDHESLLKELDVCRRQSRDGQLAAARLKDALTGLARRLELDELELSAEQPPLTEAFASEREAAVAAAWEERLYTIKQHFTIFNDTAHIQDSTSSANSLTDSSAASVASSAWQSYKQSLQACLERLDQLRKETARLEQEQQQLLQEQRDLEKQRKEGESRRQTIAAQLETEEKREAERERSYQEQLAAWLQQYSPWQLEQMQAMVQQLREQDAAVDELRVRLDKSVAFLQEKQEQLDKLRTELSEADKESARSGTEVEALQRHIAQQQLRLTAMVGEGDAARLAEETNSQLLQLRGEATRTAKAHDEAVMTYQAASSAAAAAAQAEQSAAVLEADTHRDWQEQAELLGFADTPALEAALLSDEEQHRMTREVEEHSKLAHQLTARRRELEQQLGDRHVTDEQWEHTEKEASASRVEYEHALQHAAKTERDCDDLKTKHARWMELEEERLSQQQQLTLLGKLQSVLRGNAFVEYLAEEQLAHVSRAASERLGQLTRRKYAIEVDSGGGFVIRDDANGGVKRPVTTLSGGETFLTSLSLALALSGQIQLKGEYPLEFFFLDEGFGTLDQELLDTVVTALEKLHLNNLTVGVISHVPELRARLQRKLIVHPAEPGGRGSRVSLELL from the coding sequence ATGAGGCCGATTTTACTTCAGATCAAAGGACTGCAAAGCTACAGGGAGCTGCAGGAGGTTGATTTTACCGAATTAACGGGAGCGGGAGTGTTCGGTATATTCGGGCCGACGGGCAGCGGTAAGTCGACGTTGCTCGATGCGATTACGCTGGCGCTGTACGGCAAGGTGGAGCGTGCGCCCGGAGGCACGCAGTCGATCATGAATCAGGCGGAGGATACGCTCGCGGTGTCGTTTTCGTTCGAGCTGGCATCACCCGGCGGGGGGACTGTGCGCTACCGTGTAGACCGACAGTTCAAGCGCAACGGCGAGCAGTCGATGCTCGGGTCACTATGCAGATTAATTCGTGATCAGCACGGAGAGACGATTGTGCTGGCTGATAAGGCGGGTGAGGTGAACAGTCAGGTTCAGGAGTTGCTCGGCTTGTCGATGGCGGATTTCACACGGGCGGTTGTGTTGCCCCAAGGCAAATTTGCTGAGTTCTTGACGCTGGCAGGCAAGGAACGACGAGCGATGCTGCAGCGGTTGTTCCATCTCGAGACATATGGCGATCGATTAAGTGCCAAGACGGCATCCCGCTTTAAGGCAGCCGATGTGCTTGTGAAGCAGCTGCAGGCGGAGCAGCAAGGGCTAGGCGACGCTTCGGCGGAGGCGCTCGCGGAGGCGGAGCGGCGGCTGGCGGAGGCGATGGCCGCTGCCGCGACGGCTCGCGAGCGGCTTGCCGGTTGCGAGCAGCTCGCTGCCGAGCAGCGCGCTGTGCGCGAGCTGCAGCGCGAGGCAGCGGCGCTCGCCGCCCGCGCCGACGCGCACGCGCTCGCGGCGCCGCGCATCGCGGAGCTCGCGGCGCGGCTCGCGCGCGCAGCCGACGCCGAGCGGCTGCGCCCGCTCGCGGTGCGCCGCGCCGCCGCGGCTGCGCAGCACGCGGCCGCGCAGCGCGAAGCCGCGGCCGCGCAGGCTGCGCTCGGCGCTGCGCAGGCTGCGCTCGCGGCTGCGCAGGCTGCGCATGCGGCCGCCCGCGACGCGCTGGCGGCGCAGGAGGCGCCGCTCGCCGCGCGCCTCGAGCAGCTGCGGCACGCCGCGGAGCTGGCGGCCGAGCTACAGGCCGCGCGCGGGCAGCTGCGCGCGCTCGAGGCGGCCGCTGCCGCGAGCGCTGAGCGGCTCGCCGCGCTCGCGGCAGCGGAGGCGCGCGAGCGCGAGCTGCGCGAGCGGGCGCTGCAGCGCCAGGCGCAGCTGAAGGCGGAGCTCGCCGCCGCCGAGACGCCGGCGGCGCACCGTAGCCGCCTGCAGGAGGCGCTGCAGGCAAGCCGCGAGCTGGAGCGCACAGCCGCGCTCCGCGAGGAGCACCGCGCAGCGGCTGCGCTGCTGCGCAAGGACGAGGCGCAGCAGCAGGCTCGCCTCGAAGCGCTCCAGCGCTTCGAGGCGTCGTGGCTGCAGCGTGCTTCGCAGTGGGCAGCAGGGGTGCACCTGCTGCGAGCGGAGGCCGAGCTGTTCGAGCACCAGCTCGATCGGCTCGAGCAAGCGGCCGCGCGGGAGGAAGAGCGCGGCCGCCTGCTCCAGCTAGAGGCGGAGCGGCAATCGATGGCCGTCTCGCTCGCTGCGCAGCTGCGCACGGGCGAATGCTGCCCCGTGTGCGGCTCGACCGAGCATCCGGCGCTGACCGGCTCGGAGGCGGCGCAGCACTCTGCCGCTGCTCATGTCAGCGCGGCAGGGCTCGACCAAGGAACGCTGAACAGCTCGAGCGTTCCGTCCCCAGCTGACTCGGCACAGCAAGCTGAGTCTATGCGAATCGAAGCCTTTAACTCTATGCATGCTGAAGCCTTTAACTCTACGGAATCGGAAGCCTTTAACTCTAAGCAATCCGAGGCCTCTAACTCTGCACAATCCGAAGGCTCTAACTCTATACAATCCGAAGCGACTAATTCTGAACGTTCCACGGCCTCCGATCATGAATCGCTGCTCAAGGAGCTTGACGTCTGCCGCCGGCAATCGCGGGACGGACAGCTTGCGGCTGCTCGCTTGAAGGATGCGCTGACGGGGCTCGCAAGACGCCTAGAGCTAGATGAATTGGAGCTGTCCGCTGAACAGCCGCCGCTTACAGAAGCGTTCGCTTCCGAGCGTGAAGCAGCTGTTGCGGCGGCATGGGAGGAACGGCTGTATACGATTAAGCAGCACTTTACAATATTTAACGATACGGCTCATATTCAAGACTCTACGTCTTCAGCTAATTCCCTAACTGATTCCTCAGCTGCAAGCGTTGCTTCATCAGCCTGGCAGTCGTACAAGCAGTCTCTACAGGCTTGTCTGGAACGGCTCGACCAGCTTCGGAAGGAGACCGCGCGCTTGGAGCAAGAGCAGCAGCAGCTACTACAAGAACAGAGAGACTTGGAGAAGCAGCGCAAGGAGGGCGAGTCTCGAAGACAGACGATTGCAGCCCAGCTTGAGACCGAGGAGAAGCGGGAGGCTGAGCGGGAGCGCTCCTATCAGGAGCAGCTTGCGGCATGGCTTCAGCAATACTCGCCTTGGCAGCTGGAGCAGATGCAAGCTATGGTTCAGCAGCTGCGTGAGCAGGACGCGGCCGTCGACGAGCTGCGCGTGCGTCTGGACAAAAGTGTTGCGTTCCTGCAAGAAAAGCAGGAGCAGCTCGATAAGCTGCGTACCGAGCTATCGGAGGCCGACAAGGAGTCGGCACGTAGCGGGACAGAAGTAGAGGCGCTCCAGCGTCACATCGCTCAGCAGCAGCTTCGTCTGACGGCGATGGTCGGCGAGGGGGATGCCGCTCGACTCGCCGAGGAGACGAATTCGCAGCTACTACAGCTGCGAGGCGAAGCAACTCGCACAGCGAAGGCGCATGACGAGGCTGTGATGACGTATCAAGCAGCATCGTCAGCTGCAGCTGCAGCAGCCCAAGCGGAGCAGTCTGCCGCTGTATTGGAGGCGGATACACATCGCGATTGGCAGGAGCAAGCCGAATTGTTAGGCTTTGCCGATACACCTGCGCTGGAGGCGGCTCTTCTGTCCGATGAAGAGCAGCATCGTATGACGCGCGAGGTGGAGGAGCATAGCAAGCTCGCGCATCAGCTTACGGCACGTCGCCGCGAGCTGGAGCAGCAGCTGGGCGATCGTCATGTGACGGATGAGCAGTGGGAGCATACGGAGAAGGAAGCTAGCGCTAGCAGAGTGGAGTATGAGCATGCGCTGCAGCACGCAGCGAAGACGGAGCGTGATTGCGACGATCTCAAGACGAAGCACGCGCGCTGGATGGAGCTGGAGGAGGAGCGGCTGTCACAGCAGCAGCAGCTAACATTACTTGGCAAGCTCCAGAGTGTGCTGAGAGGCAACGCCTTCGTTGAGTATTTGGCGGAGGAGCAGCTAGCTCACGTGAGCCGTGCCGCTTCGGAGCGGCTCGGGCAGCTGACTCGGCGCAAGTATGCGATCGAGGTCGATTCGGGAGGCGGCTTCGTCATCCGCGATGATGCGAACGGTGGAGTGAAGCGCCCGGTGACGACGTTGTCCGGCGGCGAGACGTTCTTGACCTCGCTCTCGCTTGCTCTTGCGCTATCGGGTCAAATACAGCTGAAGGGCGAGTACCCCCTTGAATTTTTCTTCCTGGACGAAGGCTTTGGTACGCTGGATCAGGAGCTGCTGGATACGGTCGTTACCGCACTTGAGAAGCTGCACCTGAACAACTTGACGGTTGGAGTCATCAGTCATGTGCCGGAGCTGCGTGCTAGACTTCAACGGAAGCTCATCGTGCATCCTGCTGAGCCTGGCGGACGGGGCAGTCGGGTATCGCTGGAGCTTCTGTAG
- a CDS encoding aldo/keto reductase family oxidoreductase encodes MRTMKLGTSSLDVPVLAIGCMRIHSLDQAQAERFVRTAMEEGANFFDHADIYGGGVCEERFADAVQMNDQVREQMIIQSKCGIRNGMFDFSKDYILESVDGILKRLRTDYLDVLLLHRPDALVEPEELAEAFDRLESLGKVRHFGVSNQKPMQIELLKKYVKQPLVANQLQLSITNSNMISNGINVNMANESAVDRDGSILDYCRLHDITIQPWSPFQYGFFEGVFLNNDKFPELNQVIDKVAAQHDVSNTTIAIAWLLRHPARMQPVTGTTSVDRLKDCCRASEVQLSRQEWYDIYCAAGNVLP; translated from the coding sequence ATGAGAACGATGAAGCTCGGAACGAGCTCTTTAGACGTGCCGGTACTGGCTATCGGCTGTATGCGCATCCATTCGCTCGACCAGGCTCAGGCAGAACGCTTCGTGCGCACGGCGATGGAGGAAGGCGCGAACTTCTTCGATCACGCAGACATCTATGGTGGCGGGGTCTGCGAAGAAAGATTCGCAGACGCCGTTCAGATGAACGATCAGGTGCGGGAGCAAATGATCATTCAGTCCAAGTGCGGCATACGCAACGGGATGTTCGACTTCTCCAAGGACTACATATTGGAGTCCGTTGACGGCATACTGAAGCGGCTTAGAACGGATTACCTCGATGTACTGCTGCTGCATCGTCCGGACGCGCTCGTAGAGCCGGAGGAGTTGGCGGAAGCGTTCGATCGGCTGGAAAGCTTAGGTAAGGTAAGGCACTTCGGCGTGTCCAACCAGAAGCCGATGCAGATCGAGCTGCTTAAGAAATATGTGAAGCAGCCGCTCGTTGCGAATCAGCTGCAGCTGAGCATTACGAACTCGAACATGATCTCGAATGGGATCAATGTCAACATGGCCAATGAGTCTGCCGTTGACCGTGATGGCAGCATTCTTGACTATTGCAGACTGCACGACATCACCATTCAGCCGTGGTCGCCGTTCCAATACGGCTTCTTCGAGGGCGTGTTCCTGAACAACGACAAGTTCCCGGAGCTGAATCAAGTCATTGATAAGGTGGCTGCACAGCATGACGTCAGCAATACGACGATTGCGATTGCATGGCTGCTCCGTCATCCGGCCCGCATGCAGCCTGTTACCGGCACGACAAGTGTGGACAGATTGAAGGATTGCTGCCGAGCAAGCGAGGTGCAGCTAAGTCGACAGGAGTGGTACGACATTTACTGTGCAGCCGGCAACGTCCTCCCTTAG
- a CDS encoding stalk domain-containing protein produces the protein MLALSLASAIVLSPGATPAYADAIWDKWKAADKAVASGNLAAAVPHWEFLVDHYVSVGDWQSAALFSGKLNQYFDSIGSYEQAIHYYERENEYWLKDGKDWGAVDLQRADQIRTVIEAYMSTTDSEALKRRAMPASGQLSKFEPEYGMYMGIYPERDPQMMNYYDRSESIYGRKHALYLLYTQVGKAFPKQYVTRAKQVGAALQVGWEPMEGLDAVSESTVRAWAKEAKAAGIPIFLRYASEMNGNWIPWHGDPAKYISNWRMVHDIMEQEAPNVAMVWSPSDVPTYAMDAYYPGDAYVDWVGVSLYSEPYENGDPKQGNMQATSPVERLDYLYRNYSDRKPIMISETAVSHYANIPQESFTEYGAMNLERLYGIMPYKYPRLKSITYFNVNLEMKESKNNYLLRDNETMMSLYKKLIAQPYFITKVENNAKPVKTEGYVPVGGAPFYKQTTIVPFVKIPDIYIGKVEYALNGKLLQAQIAPPFGIKLEAGDVPDGSTLTITAYNKAGKQAGSQSFPISSGISVSVDGTDIRFEQPSVIREGNTLTPVRAIFEALGAKVEWNASTQTATAIKGASTVSIQIGSKSALRNGQTVTLEAPAQLIGGSTMVPARFVAEAFGGTVSWDGDTRSVHIRSAGQASAARSAEAQSAKNGVSELAQLSQAADDAEHQQSAEQADGQPQPAWVRWVQSQLMRLTQWWSGTA, from the coding sequence TTGCTCGCCCTGTCGCTTGCTTCGGCTATCGTGCTCTCGCCTGGCGCGACACCGGCTTATGCCGACGCGATCTGGGACAAGTGGAAGGCTGCGGACAAAGCGGTCGCCTCTGGCAATCTGGCGGCAGCTGTCCCACATTGGGAGTTTCTTGTTGACCACTATGTGTCTGTCGGGGATTGGCAGAGCGCTGCTCTGTTCAGCGGCAAGCTGAATCAATATTTTGACAGTATCGGCAGTTACGAGCAAGCGATTCATTATTATGAGCGCGAGAACGAATATTGGCTGAAGGATGGCAAAGATTGGGGTGCCGTTGATCTTCAGCGCGCAGACCAGATTCGCACGGTCATTGAAGCATATATGTCGACGACCGACTCCGAGGCGCTGAAGCGCAGGGCGATGCCGGCCAGCGGTCAGCTGTCGAAGTTCGAGCCCGAGTACGGGATGTACATGGGCATCTACCCCGAGCGCGATCCGCAGATGATGAATTATTATGACCGCTCCGAATCGATCTATGGCAGGAAGCATGCGCTCTACTTGCTCTATACACAGGTGGGCAAAGCGTTCCCGAAGCAATACGTGACGCGGGCCAAGCAGGTCGGTGCGGCGCTGCAGGTTGGCTGGGAGCCGATGGAAGGGCTGGATGCGGTCAGTGAGTCGACGGTGAGGGCATGGGCGAAGGAAGCGAAGGCGGCTGGCATCCCGATTTTTCTCCGATATGCGAGTGAGATGAACGGCAACTGGATTCCGTGGCACGGCGATCCTGCCAAATATATAAGCAACTGGCGCATGGTGCACGATATTATGGAGCAGGAGGCGCCGAACGTCGCGATGGTCTGGAGTCCGAGCGATGTGCCGACGTATGCGATGGATGCATATTATCCCGGCGATGCTTATGTGGATTGGGTGGGCGTCAGCTTGTACAGCGAGCCGTACGAGAATGGAGACCCGAAGCAGGGCAACATGCAAGCTACGAGCCCCGTCGAGCGTTTGGATTACTTGTACCGTAACTATTCTGATCGGAAGCCGATCATGATCAGTGAGACGGCCGTATCGCACTATGCGAACATTCCTCAAGAATCGTTCACCGAATACGGCGCGATGAACCTCGAGAGGCTGTATGGGATCATGCCTTACAAATATCCGCGCCTGAAATCGATCACCTATTTCAACGTGAACCTGGAGATGAAGGAGAGCAAGAACAACTACTTGCTGCGCGACAACGAGACGATGATGAGCTTGTATAAGAAGCTGATCGCCCAGCCTTACTTCATCACCAAGGTCGAGAATAACGCGAAGCCAGTAAAGACGGAGGGCTATGTGCCAGTTGGCGGAGCTCCCTTCTACAAGCAGACGACCATCGTCCCGTTTGTGAAAATTCCGGATATTTACATCGGCAAAGTCGAGTATGCGTTGAACGGGAAGCTGCTGCAAGCGCAGATTGCACCGCCGTTCGGCATTAAGCTTGAGGCTGGCGATGTACCAGACGGCTCTACGCTGACGATAACGGCTTACAACAAAGCTGGTAAGCAGGCTGGCAGTCAATCGTTCCCGATCAGCTCCGGTATCTCGGTATCGGTAGACGGCACAGATATTCGCTTCGAACAGCCGTCGGTCATTCGGGAAGGCAATACGCTGACACCGGTACGTGCGATATTCGAAGCGTTGGGAGCGAAGGTGGAATGGAACGCCTCAACACAGACGGCAACGGCGATCAAGGGAGCATCGACCGTGTCGATCCAGATCGGCTCGAAGTCAGCGCTGCGTAACGGTCAGACCGTAACACTGGAGGCTCCGGCTCAGCTCATCGGCGGCTCGACGATGGTTCCGGCCCGCTTCGTTGCTGAAGCGTTCGGCGGTACGGTGAGCTGGGACGGAGATACGAGATCGGTGCACATTCGGAGCGCAGGTCAAGCTTCAGCTGCTCGAAGCGCCGAGGCTCAGTCTGCCAAGAATGGGGTCTCTGAGCTCGCCCAGCTGTCACAAGCCGCTGACGATGCCGAGCATCAGCAGTCCGCAGAGCAGGCGGATGGCCAGCCGCAGCCGGCTTGGGTTCGCTGGGTGCAGAGTCAGCTTATGCGACTGACGCAATGGTGGAGCGGCACCGCATAA
- a CDS encoding transposase, which produces MSALQKPRFKQLNHGECAGAPILKSLWERFDLSLLLTQSGMMKRSGTPSWLICFLYVIGLVSNCSSVVQMARLAEQDALLKVMFQPWKLAQYTMSRFLSNSFAWTTFGKKRVARLQQDEVTRLQDGDVINLDDTHLAHPYAKQLPFLSWLYDSSKKTYVWAMNVVVVQAVLQGGLEYPLFYRVWHKSEQKNEGLSKIDLAKQMLLMLRESATCRLWVAMDRWYLCKGFFAFLEKHQFDWVTKAKRNTALFRKVIEPYTGRERYVPVTPIMLIREVYGQLVAEGASGLVSLAIPDIYMKQPHPVTNRRGKQVNKQRYVQIAAVAAMRLKEDDSELLETEEEAPATYKGAYLLISNRFDAPEEALRTYVKRWRIEVFFRTAKQELALEKCHSETEAHHHAHFELLFTAETLLSVALYELNKEKTSDEGYTHGEMVRGLFHTRCQVRMSHHKGQQRIYIDCDTHVQQFARLIDLFWPEHYRMVLWVAHHPINYQTLPRSA; this is translated from the coding sequence ATGTCAGCGTTACAAAAACCGAGATTCAAACAATTAAACCATGGAGAGTGCGCAGGCGCACCCATACTAAAAAGCTTGTGGGAGCGGTTTGACCTTTCCCTGCTGCTCACACAATCCGGTATGATGAAACGAAGTGGTACTCCGTCCTGGCTCATCTGCTTTCTCTATGTGATCGGCCTTGTCAGTAACTGCTCGTCTGTCGTTCAGATGGCGAGACTGGCCGAGCAGGATGCGCTTCTTAAAGTGATGTTTCAGCCATGGAAGCTCGCTCAGTACACGATGAGTCGGTTTCTCTCCAACTCCTTCGCATGGACTACCTTTGGCAAAAAGCGAGTAGCGCGGCTTCAGCAGGATGAAGTCACTCGTCTGCAGGATGGGGATGTGATCAATCTGGATGATACGCATCTAGCTCATCCTTATGCCAAGCAGCTTCCTTTTTTGAGCTGGTTGTATGATTCGTCTAAGAAGACTTATGTGTGGGCGATGAATGTGGTCGTTGTTCAGGCCGTACTTCAAGGCGGACTTGAATATCCGTTGTTTTACCGCGTATGGCACAAGTCTGAGCAGAAGAACGAAGGCTTGTCGAAGATCGATTTGGCTAAGCAAATGCTCTTGATGCTGCGCGAATCGGCGACCTGCCGTCTTTGGGTTGCGATGGACCGCTGGTACTTGTGTAAAGGCTTTTTCGCCTTTCTCGAAAAGCATCAATTTGACTGGGTAACGAAGGCTAAACGCAACACGGCATTATTTCGTAAGGTCATCGAGCCTTACACGGGCAGGGAGCGGTACGTTCCTGTGACCCCGATCATGCTCATTCGGGAAGTGTACGGCCAGTTGGTTGCCGAGGGTGCGTCAGGACTGGTTTCGCTTGCGATTCCTGACATCTACATGAAGCAGCCTCATCCTGTAACGAACCGCAGAGGCAAGCAAGTCAACAAGCAGCGCTATGTACAAATTGCCGCTGTAGCCGCCATGCGCTTAAAGGAAGATGATTCCGAGTTGCTCGAGACGGAGGAGGAAGCCCCCGCGACTTACAAGGGTGCCTACCTGCTCATCAGCAACCGCTTCGATGCGCCTGAAGAAGCCTTGCGTACTTACGTGAAGCGTTGGCGGATCGAGGTGTTTTTCCGAACGGCCAAGCAGGAGCTCGCCTTGGAGAAGTGTCATTCCGAAACTGAAGCCCATCACCATGCACACTTCGAATTATTGTTTACGGCCGAAACGTTGCTGTCCGTTGCTCTATACGAATTAAACAAAGAAAAAACGAGTGATGAAGGCTACACCCACGGCGAAATGGTTCGTGGCCTCTTCCACACTCGTTGTCAGGTCCGCATGTCACACCACAAAGGGCAACAGCGAATCTACATCGATT
- a CDS encoding exonuclease SbcCD subunit D yields MRILHTADWHLGRTLEGRSRLAEQEAFIEELVEIVNDQQIDLVLLAGDVYDTVNPPAVAEQLFYEALARLSDQGRRPLYVIAGNHDHPDRLAAAAPLAGKLGVTLVGLPEARVHRIPVKRTDESAVLFALPYPSESRLKELLVEVPDESVLRSAYSERVRYLVEQQASHFSSNTVNLLMSHLYVLGGKESESERPIQVGGAYTVDASALAGSVQYAALGHLHRPQQQLWGDTVIRYSGSPLAYSFSEAGQAKSVTILDLKPGMQAEPKELFLTSGRPLVEWTARGGLEEVYRWLDEGKDATAWIDLEVHLKETISLEQVHRLREAHDGLIHIRPVYPELQADAAQLGTRASTRVPMDELFRRFYTRQTGGAVPEDELVRLFMELLADEELEEAVER; encoded by the coding sequence ATGCGTATATTGCATACGGCGGATTGGCATTTGGGGCGGACGCTTGAGGGACGTAGTCGCCTTGCGGAGCAGGAGGCGTTCATCGAGGAGCTGGTCGAGATTGTAAATGATCAGCAGATCGATCTCGTGCTGCTGGCCGGGGACGTGTACGATACGGTTAATCCGCCTGCGGTAGCTGAGCAGCTGTTCTATGAGGCGCTTGCTCGTCTGTCTGATCAAGGACGCAGGCCGCTGTACGTCATTGCAGGTAACCATGACCATCCGGATCGGCTTGCTGCGGCTGCGCCGCTTGCTGGGAAGCTCGGGGTGACGCTCGTCGGGCTGCCGGAGGCGAGAGTGCATCGCATTCCAGTGAAGCGCACCGATGAGAGCGCTGTGCTGTTCGCACTGCCATATCCTTCGGAGTCGAGATTGAAGGAGCTGCTGGTGGAGGTGCCGGATGAGTCTGTACTTCGCTCGGCTTATTCGGAGCGGGTGAGGTATTTAGTGGAGCAGCAGGCGAGTCATTTTAGTTCCAATACGGTGAACTTGCTCATGAGCCACTTGTATGTACTCGGTGGTAAGGAGTCGGAGTCCGAGCGTCCGATACAGGTCGGCGGGGCGTATACGGTCGACGCCTCTGCGCTCGCGGGGAGCGTGCAATATGCGGCGCTCGGTCATCTGCATCGTCCCCAGCAGCAGCTGTGGGGCGATACGGTCATTCGATACAGCGGCTCTCCGCTTGCGTACAGCTTCTCGGAGGCGGGACAGGCGAAATCGGTGACGATTCTCGATTTGAAGCCAGGGATGCAGGCGGAGCCCAAGGAGCTTTTTCTGACGAGTGGACGCCCTCTTGTTGAGTGGACTGCGAGAGGCGGTCTCGAGGAGGTATACCGCTGGCTGGATGAGGGGAAGGATGCGACGGCATGGATCGATCTGGAGGTGCATCTGAAGGAGACGATCTCGCTTGAGCAGGTGCATCGTCTTCGCGAGGCGCATGACGGGCTCATTCATATACGGCCGGTGTATCCCGAGCTTCAAGCGGATGCTGCACAGCTTGGAACTAGAGCGTCGACAAGGGTGCCGATGGACGAGCTGTTCCGCAGGTTCTATACGCGGCAGACCGGAGGGGCTGTACCTGAGGATGAGCTGGTACGCTTGTTTATGGAGCTGCTCGCTGACGAGGAGCTAGAGGAGGCTGTTGAACGATGA